A single Pseudoalteromonas rubra DNA region contains:
- a CDS encoding Hint domain-containing protein, which translates to MKLVSLAVAAALGGASFASISAPITPETERFPERIVKFQQLGELEQAKQRLARHGITEKNRPFLFRSLEETLNRKANQPAMAGIMSTSQSTDCQTGKLCSFFKHMGLRSMTRKDGQEYLVLTAVNSEFSTTYYTYIDLTLMNEKGEELVMPSFNEFFGQGTPDEPQKRVSVASVGRMEDVLPKLINSERIFADAYVTVSYEGADGQTVTEIRTSVIEYSPETLLADLGVYKTNGAMAQMSTLNNAEAGLAATLPDGYARTTTSILENEITHPVDVKERNEADPSLNRIKVCLNRKYDDCDYEAMYAHGTPNDQLKLLIPFSGFREVMGEVTKIYTPEWNQVAVTYDPNTGAGTKSLIKDAQGQPITDKPDGLHYGSEIYIQTREGGGASRIGDDYKASDAINLFSDYITLQKGVKNVGGIDYPYTRMSWNIPRNMGVFGDAMLYGRYKDAHWIMNLAVEVEQQRGPRVMTRHFTYVIGSSDMPESNWKDIKHPPMQVVYSCLAKGSLITLANGKHLPIEQLSVGDTVLGASQFAPDQHIPLEIEDISVGVELIPMVKLTTASGKTLLLTESHPVVTVSGLSAWANKVKAGDQIRTQSGIEMITAIEEVKYNDNVYNLKLKRTDSDGTHVTGETFTMFANGLQVGDLAMQGDNEFSDSEITTQDVLNNLPEAWHQDYLNSLKD; encoded by the coding sequence ATGAAACTGGTTAGCCTAGCAGTTGCCGCTGCATTGGGAGGAGCTTCTTTTGCTTCTATTTCAGCGCCCATCACACCAGAAACCGAGCGTTTCCCTGAGCGAATCGTCAAATTTCAGCAACTCGGTGAATTGGAGCAAGCCAAGCAACGCCTTGCGAGACACGGCATAACAGAAAAAAATCGCCCGTTTTTATTTCGATCTTTGGAAGAAACACTAAATCGTAAAGCCAACCAACCAGCAATGGCCGGTATCATGTCAACGTCGCAGTCCACCGACTGTCAGACAGGCAAGCTGTGCTCATTCTTCAAGCATATGGGCCTTCGCTCAATGACCCGCAAAGATGGTCAGGAATACCTGGTGTTAACCGCGGTCAACAGTGAATTCAGCACTACTTACTACACCTATATCGACCTGACCCTGATGAATGAAAAAGGTGAAGAGCTGGTCATGCCAAGCTTCAACGAGTTTTTTGGCCAGGGCACACCCGACGAACCACAAAAACGCGTAAGTGTTGCTTCCGTTGGTCGTATGGAAGATGTACTGCCCAAGTTGATTAACTCAGAGCGTATTTTCGCTGATGCCTATGTAACCGTGTCATACGAAGGAGCAGATGGCCAGACCGTTACTGAAATTCGGACTTCCGTCATTGAATATTCACCGGAAACTTTGCTGGCTGACCTGGGTGTATACAAAACCAATGGCGCCATGGCGCAAATGTCCACTTTGAACAACGCAGAAGCTGGCTTAGCAGCCACTCTGCCTGACGGCTATGCCCGCACCACCACCAGCATTCTGGAAAATGAAATCACACACCCGGTTGACGTCAAAGAGCGTAACGAGGCTGATCCAAGCCTGAACCGCATCAAAGTGTGCCTGAATCGTAAATACGACGACTGCGACTACGAGGCAATGTACGCCCATGGCACACCGAATGACCAGTTAAAGCTCCTTATCCCATTCAGTGGTTTCCGTGAAGTGATGGGTGAAGTCACAAAAATCTACACCCCTGAGTGGAATCAGGTGGCTGTCACCTATGATCCAAATACAGGTGCCGGTACCAAGTCATTAATCAAAGATGCACAGGGCCAGCCCATCACCGACAAGCCGGATGGACTGCATTATGGTTCTGAGATTTATATTCAAACACGTGAAGGTGGCGGTGCGTCACGCATCGGAGATGACTACAAAGCGTCTGACGCAATCAATCTGTTCTCTGACTACATCACGCTGCAAAAAGGCGTCAAGAATGTAGGTGGTATTGACTATCCTTATACACGCATGTCCTGGAATATTCCAAGAAATATGGGCGTATTCGGTGATGCTATGTTGTACGGCCGCTACAAAGACGCGCACTGGATCATGAACCTGGCTGTTGAAGTAGAGCAACAGCGTGGTCCGCGCGTTATGACACGTCACTTCACCTATGTGATCGGCAGCTCAGATATGCCAGAAAGTAACTGGAAAGACATCAAACATCCACCAATGCAAGTAGTCTATAGCTGTCTGGCCAAAGGTTCATTGATCACGCTGGCCAATGGTAAGCATTTACCCATTGAGCAACTCAGTGTGGGTGATACCGTGCTGGGTGCCAGCCAGTTTGCACCAGATCAGCACATTCCACTTGAGATCGAAGACATTTCAGTTGGGGTTGAGCTGATACCAATGGTTAAGCTGACCACCGCGTCTGGTAAAACACTGCTACTGACCGAATCACATCCCGTTGTCACCGTATCAGGTTTGTCAGCCTGGGCTAACAAAGTAAAAGCGGGTGACCAAATCCGCACCCAAAGTGGTATTGAGATGATCACCGCCATTGAGGAAGTGAAATACAACGACAATGTCTACAACCTCAAGCTAAAACGCACCGATTCAGATGGCACACACGTCACTGGCGAAACCTTTACCATGTTTGCAAACGGCCTACAGGTCGGTGACCTGGCAATGCAAGGAGATAATGAGTTCTCTGACAGTGAGATTACCACTCAGGATGTACTTAACAACCTTCCTGAAGCCTGGCACCAGGATTACTTAAATAGCCTTAAAGACTAA